The genome window CTAAAAGCGGCTGAAAAGCTTCCCTATGCGGTTTCAGCAAATGAAACAAGAAGTAATCTGTTACAAATTTTAAATACTTCTGGAATCCCTTATCAACTATTCGAAATTCCTAAAGATTTATTTACTCTATACACTTTACGTCAAAATACGGAAGAGACGACAAATGATTGTAGAGAGGCGTAATTTAGCTCCGATACTAAAATAAGATCAGTCGATAGAAAAATAACTATCACTGATCTTATTTTTATTCTTCTATAATAATCTAACGAAAATTGGATGGAGAAATCCTCCATGTATTCATTCTCGCCTATGAATGAATATCATAGTAAATTATCGCTTCTTTTTATAACTTTGATAATTCTTGTTTCCACCAGAAAGATTATAGATATTCATAAATCCTAAATTACGTAGTACGTTTTGGGCAGCATTTCCGGTTACACCACTATTACAATAGGTAACAGTGAGTAAATTTGGATCTAGTTCCTTGCATTTCTCTCGCAAATCACCCAAAGGGATATTAATAGCTGTATCCACACATGAAGCATTAAATTGTTTTGCAGAGCGTGTATCAATAACTTGAATAGCCTCTCTCTTTTCTATCTTTTCACTTAAATCTTTTGGCGTGATTAATTGATTTTTCTTCTCAATAGCATTCTGTAAAGCCATTCCAGTATACATAACAGGGTCTTTTGCCGTACTAAAAGGCGGGGCATATGCAAGATCAAGATGAAATAAATCTTCCGCTTTTGCTTTAAATGTAATGGCTGTAACAAAAACATCTATTCTTTTATCGACTCCTTCTTCCCCTACTATTTGTACACCTAAAATTCTACCTGTTTTGCGATCTGCAATTGCCTTAATGACTAATTGTTTACCACCCAAATACTCAGCTCTTACAGGCTTGATATTATGGAGAACTTCTATATCATAGCCTTCCTCCAATGCTTCCGTTTCGTTCATACCAGTTTGTCCAACAGCTAAGTCAAAAACACGAAGAATAGCAGTTCCTAAAATGCCTCTATGTTCTAAAGCCCCCCCTGTTATAACATCACCGGCTATTCTTCCCATTTTATTTGCTGTGCTTCCTAATGGCCGATATAATGATTTACCGGTAATGAGAGAATAGCTCTCTGCAACATCCCCTACCGCATATACATTAGGTAAGTTAGTTTGCATCCTATTATTTACGGCAATAGCACCAGAATGTCCTATATTTACACCGATTGACTCTGCTAAGT of Niallia circulans contains these proteins:
- a CDS encoding FAD-dependent oxidoreductase, giving the protein MKIVIIGSVAAGTSVAAKARRNDEQAEITLYNADYDISYSGCGIPYFLGREVDEIESLTPRNPAWFKKRYNVDIFVRHEVIAIDVNRRKIQVKNLDTDEVIEDIYDVLVFATGASPLTPPIEGVEKDHVFHIRTIQDTSAIDRFIKKKEPRRAAIIGAGYIGLEMAEQLTNRGLEVTLVQRSNHILSHMDQDIVTYVEEHLVKKGINLLLNEEVSEITTNEIRTKSGNVIETDLVILATGVRPNVHLAESIGVNIGHSGAIAVNNRMQTNLPNVYAVGDVAESYSLITGKSLYRPLGSTANKMGRIAGDVITGGALEHRGILGTAILRVFDLAVGQTGMNETEALEEGYDIEVLHNIKPVRAEYLGGKQLVIKAIADRKTGRILGVQIVGEEGVDKRIDVFVTAITFKAKAEDLFHLDLAYAPPFSTAKDPVMYTGMALQNAIEKKNQLITPKDLSEKIEKREAIQVIDTRSAKQFNASCVDTAINIPLGDLREKCKELDPNLLTVTYCNSGVTGNAAQNVLRNLGFMNIYNLSGGNKNYQSYKKKR